In the Staphylococcus chromogenes genome, CAGTGAACCAACGGAACAAGTGGTAGGAGAGTACATTAAAGATAAATTAGACATATGTGAAAATCATGTGAATTTCATGACAAACACAAAAAATTTAATGAAAAATTACCAATATTAAGGAGTCTTTTTTATGATTAAAAAAGTTGCTGCTGTCATTATAAAAAATAATTGTATTTTATCTGTCAGTAAAAAAAAAGCGCCTAATTTTTATATGTTGCCTGGCGGTAAATATGAAAAATCAGAAAATGATATTGAAGCATTATCGAGGGAATTGAGAGAAGAACTAAATGTGACTATTTCAAAAATGGAATTTTTCGGGGATTATGAAGATATTTCTATGTTAGAAAATGAAAAATTATTTTTAAGAACTTATATCACTGAAATAAACGGCAAACCGCATCCAGATAATGAGATTCATAGTATGAAAT is a window encoding:
- a CDS encoding NUDIX hydrolase yields the protein MIKKVAAVIIKNNCILSVSKKKAPNFYMLPGGKYEKSENDIEALSRELREELNVTISKMEFFGDYEDISMLENEKLFLRTYITEINGKPHPDNEIHSMKWIPIHSKSNTEVGSGIAKFVIPKLRGEF